A DNA window from Spirochaetales bacterium contains the following coding sequences:
- a CDS encoding response regulator — protein MKRKQYGTVLLVEDNPDHLELTLDAFKEAGCGCTIKVAENGTTACDYLWRKNQYHNPHTSPRPEVIFLDTRLRGLDGFELVRRLHEDRDLNTIPVILLSTSGMPVEIEKIRECGAEDFIVKPLEAETVTKKMRNLGLY, from the coding sequence ATGAAAAGAAAACAATATGGTACGGTTTTACTGGTCGAAGACAATCCCGACCATCTCGAACTTACGCTCGATGCTTTCAAAGAGGCGGGGTGCGGTTGTACGATAAAAGTGGCGGAAAACGGCACGACCGCATGCGATTACCTGTGGCGCAAGAATCAGTATCATAATCCGCACACCTCGCCGAGACCGGAGGTGATTTTTCTCGATACGCGCCTGCGCGGTCTCGACGGTTTCGAGCTTGTTCGAAGGCTCCATGAAGACCGTGACCTGAACACCATTCCGGTTATCCTTTTGAGTACATCCGGCATGCCGGTCGAAATCGAGAAAATCAGGGAATGCGGGGCAGAGGACTTTATCGTGAAACCGCTTGAGGCTGAAACCGTCACCAAAAAAATGAGGAACCTCGGACTGTACTAG
- a CDS encoding cyclic nucleotide-binding domain-containing protein has translation MKENLTGLELGEIVTFESKEKIFTRGEKKLLKPVYYIMAGLVKIEYNLPSGIHFKYYLQPNNLFGMEEAICKIPRIADASAMEVTKLYRWETPHFYQATENSHRLAITCIRNLSRLIRILNSEYGEKLEEIKRRTGNMENNKEDDIPELNLKDAAGSNLSKYPRFRKIFADKQILIKEGEILDQLFWILRGEVYIAKKMGRKYKVLAKVGKGELLGEMSFFDKSLTSATVIADGEVEALVFSRQNFKEIFFTNPKWIKQLFYSLSKRVIVMVQKLSIDVKS, from the coding sequence ATGAAAGAGAATTTAACGGGACTTGAACTCGGCGAAATTGTCACATTTGAATCCAAGGAAAAGATATTCACCCGGGGAGAAAAAAAACTCTTGAAACCCGTTTATTATATCATGGCGGGTCTCGTCAAGATCGAATACAATCTTCCGAGCGGTATTCATTTCAAATATTATCTTCAACCCAACAATCTGTTCGGCATGGAAGAAGCCATTTGTAAAATTCCCCGGATTGCCGACGCCTCCGCTATGGAAGTCACCAAATTATACCGGTGGGAAACGCCCCATTTTTACCAGGCCACGGAAAACTCACACAGGCTTGCCATTACCTGTATCAGAAATCTTTCCAGGCTTATCCGTATTCTGAATTCGGAATACGGTGAAAAACTGGAAGAAATCAAGCGCCGGACCGGAAATATGGAAAACAACAAGGAAGACGATATTCCGGAATTGAATCTCAAGGATGCCGCAGGGTCCAACCTTTCAAAATATCCCCGCTTCAGAAAGATCTTCGCCGACAAACAGATTCTCATCAAGGAAGGGGAGATTCTCGATCAGCTTTTCTGGATACTGAGGGGAGAAGTCTATATCGCCAAAAAGATGGGAAGGAAATACAAGGTACTCGCGAAAGTCGGGAAAGGCGAGCTTCTCGGGGAAATGAGTTTCTTCGACAAGTCTCTCACCTCCGCCACCGTGATAGCCGACGGTGAAGTCGAAGCCCTCGTATTTTCGCGGCAGAATTTCAAGGAAATTTTTTTTACCAATCCAAAATGGATAAAACAGTTGTTTTATTCCCTCTCGAAGCGGGTTATCGTCATGGTTCAGAAACTCTCGATTGACGTAAAATCGTGA
- a CDS encoding Hpt domain-containing protein, whose product MKERSRHMLLDREGNLRRIKGDIGFLRELYAAYLSEIPLKLKELTDALARLDYGHISYVSHSFAGASASIGAESCKECAEKIERLSFTENAGEIKAAIEELEEILDTLKPVLEKECGITSG is encoded by the coding sequence ATGAAAGAGAGGTCACGTCATATGCTTTTGGACAGGGAAGGAAACCTGAGAAGGATCAAGGGGGATATCGGTTTCCTTCGTGAATTGTATGCGGCGTATCTTTCCGAGATTCCCTTAAAACTGAAGGAATTAACAGACGCGCTCGCACGGCTCGATTACGGACATATCTCCTATGTTTCTCATTCCTTTGCCGGTGCGTCCGCATCTATCGGCGCGGAATCGTGCAAAGAATGTGCCGAGAAAATCGAACGACTTTCATTCACGGAAAACGCGGGGGAAATAAAAGCGGCAATTGAAGAACTCGAAGAGATTCTCGATACGCTGAAACCCGTTTTGGAAAAAGAATGCGGCATCACATCCGGATGA
- a CDS encoding Rpn family recombination-promoting nuclease/putative transposase has protein sequence MHIKASSDIFIHYLWGRERNKDLLLSFINTVLQDAEFKPIKDCEIRNPFNRKTFAVDKETVLDIKAVDEEGRQYNIEVQSTGDVSFISRSLYYWARLYSSQLEESERYKKLRPTICINILDFLLFKEIDYLHSCFLLREKRDPEYVLTDHIILHFIELPKLKNMEVKSKFERWLYFLRNEGKEDERMKILIHEDMDLEKAHEEYGRFTEDDAMRDAYESRLKWRKDYISGIEDAREDGMKEGMEKGMEKGMEKGMEKGMEKGIRKTAKKMLKTGIPVETIMEVTGLKREEIEGM, from the coding sequence ATGCATATAAAAGCCTCGTCGGACATATTCATCCATTACCTCTGGGGCAGGGAGCGGAACAAGGACCTGCTTCTTTCCTTTATAAATACGGTGCTTCAGGATGCTGAGTTCAAACCGATAAAGGACTGTGAGATACGGAATCCGTTCAACAGGAAAACCTTTGCCGTCGACAAGGAAACGGTCCTCGACATCAAGGCGGTGGATGAGGAAGGAAGGCAGTACAATATAGAAGTCCAGTCGACGGGAGATGTGAGCTTTATTTCGAGAAGCCTGTATTACTGGGCGCGGCTTTATTCCTCCCAGCTTGAAGAAAGCGAGCGGTACAAGAAGTTACGCCCCACGATATGCATCAACATACTCGATTTTTTGCTGTTCAAGGAAATCGACTACCTCCACAGCTGTTTTCTGCTGAGGGAAAAACGTGACCCTGAATATGTGCTGACCGACCATATAATACTTCATTTTATCGAGCTGCCGAAGTTGAAAAACATGGAGGTAAAGAGTAAATTTGAACGGTGGCTGTATTTTTTAAGAAACGAGGGAAAGGAGGATGAAAGGATGAAGATACTGATACATGAAGACATGGACCTCGAGAAGGCCCATGAGGAGTACGGGAGATTTACTGAGGACGACGCAATGAGGGACGCATACGAATCGAGATTGAAGTGGCGGAAGGATTATATTTCCGGAATAGAAGACGCGAGAGAAGATGGTATGAAAGAAGGGATGGAGAAGGGAATGGAGAAGGGAATGGAGAAGGGAATGGAGAAGGGAATGGAGAAGGGAATCAGGAAAACGGCCAAAAAAATGCTGAAAACGGGCATTCCGGTTGAAACGATCATGGAAGTGACGGGTCTCAAGCGGGAAGAGATAGAAGGAATGTAG
- a CDS encoding PilZ domain-containing protein — MKRMTAAGILLLLSIVRLSAETNLIKNGGFEIERAGYVAQWTFEAYQHTDDAVRFYTSEEVTYEGKRSMAIANLLPNDSKVIQWLDVEPDTLYRLSCWVNVKDVGGEGRAGANITVLGVKETSETVFETNGGWQYLQVYGKTAEGQRELAVAARLGFYGHLVTGLAYFDDMQFEKVKDFPGGRTINFYSETDTFEPDEAGKKKTEGGFLAASGLFFIILILVGCAIISFYFIYKKFILPRIDTAVEEFPEEFMQKGSLPKVDNRASSRKQLHIPVLVKIRLPSGAYKELEFASHDISVGGMLIMIDDISLFSIGDEIELAVKYGEKVYEVGSASVVRLEKKYNAKGIVINTGIGVRFTSTNSKHRYRIKRIAG, encoded by the coding sequence ATGAAGAGAATGACGGCTGCAGGAATCCTTCTTCTGCTTTCAATCGTCCGGCTTTCAGCGGAAACGAATCTTATCAAAAACGGGGGATTCGAGATCGAACGGGCGGGGTATGTAGCGCAATGGACGTTCGAGGCCTACCAACACACCGACGATGCGGTCCGGTTTTATACGAGTGAAGAGGTAACCTACGAGGGGAAGCGGTCGATGGCGATCGCGAACCTCCTTCCGAACGATTCCAAAGTGATCCAGTGGCTGGATGTGGAACCGGATACCCTTTACCGGCTGTCCTGCTGGGTCAATGTGAAAGACGTGGGGGGGGAGGGCCGCGCCGGGGCGAACATCACGGTGCTGGGAGTCAAGGAAACCTCGGAGACCGTTTTTGAAACGAACGGCGGCTGGCAGTACCTCCAGGTATACGGAAAGACAGCGGAAGGGCAGCGGGAGCTTGCCGTGGCCGCGCGGTTGGGATTTTACGGCCACCTCGTGACGGGGCTCGCTTATTTCGACGATATGCAGTTTGAAAAGGTGAAAGATTTTCCCGGCGGGCGGACGATCAATTTCTATTCGGAAACGGATACCTTTGAACCGGATGAGGCCGGAAAAAAGAAAACGGAGGGGGGCTTCCTGGCGGCGTCGGGTCTGTTTTTTATCATCCTCATTCTGGTGGGGTGTGCGATAATCAGTTTTTACTTCATCTATAAAAAATTCATCCTGCCTCGTATCGATACGGCGGTGGAAGAGTTTCCCGAAGAGTTCATGCAAAAAGGGTCGCTTCCGAAGGTCGACAACAGGGCGTCTTCAAGAAAACAGCTTCACATTCCCGTTCTCGTCAAAATCAGGCTTCCCAGCGGCGCCTACAAGGAACTCGAGTTCGCGAGCCACGATATTTCCGTGGGGGGAATGCTGATCATGATTGACGATATCTCGCTGTTTTCGATCGGCGACGAGATAGAACTCGCAGTCAAGTACGGTGAAAAGGTGTACGAGGTGGGCAGCGCGAGTGTCGTCCGCCTGGAGAAGAAATACAACGCGAAAGGGATCGTGATCAATACCGGGATCGGTGTGCGGTTCACCTCGACGAATTCGAAACATCGCTACCGGATCAAACGGATCGCCGGTTGA
- a CDS encoding NAD(P)/FAD-dependent oxidoreductase: MRKTDFDCIIAGAGCAGATLAKKCAEAGLSVCMLERKADRDTGYPWEVAIEIPVFGRIGLKLPDDSLREESPDVSRYYSGDIKNHIEVPSSQDDGIFFRHRNINQYLLDFARGAGVSLRDRHMVNGALIEENAIVGIRGTRKALVGRKDFSLKARLLVDATGIVAILRRQTPDSFMIKRKLRKQDYAMAWQEVREVNGGQCSELEKHLDIRPGMLYTKIGKYHAYEVIHLRKNKTASLVFGTSIDSSGENAKALCERFIAEHPYFGRRVYGGGQFIPLRRAIDNMAGNGFLCIGDAACQVIPTMGSGVAASMHAADVAARVITEAFNREDVSLPELWDYNAKYHGKRGALLASYDIIRRFLQSLSFEEIDEIFKAGLLKNEDFVNTFSSKTIELDLPQILEDLGKLFGHFNLFAVGMRFFQALNDSKKAMNIYKRYPEIYNKEAFSRWVDETNRLFSHYRTFRKGEKEEFY; this comes from the coding sequence ATGCGGAAAACCGATTTTGATTGTATCATTGCCGGCGCCGGATGTGCCGGCGCCACCCTCGCCAAAAAGTGCGCGGAAGCGGGCCTTTCGGTCTGCATGCTCGAAAGAAAAGCGGATCGCGATACCGGTTATCCGTGGGAAGTTGCGATCGAAATACCGGTATTCGGACGTATCGGACTGAAACTGCCGGACGATTCGCTGCGCGAAGAAAGCCCCGACGTCAGCAGGTATTACTCAGGCGATATCAAAAACCATATCGAAGTCCCCTCGAGTCAGGATGACGGGATTTTTTTCAGACACAGGAACATTAATCAGTATCTACTGGATTTCGCGCGCGGTGCCGGTGTTTCATTGCGGGACCGTCATATGGTAAATGGCGCCCTGATAGAGGAAAACGCAATCGTCGGAATTCGGGGAACCAGAAAGGCGCTTGTCGGAAGAAAGGATTTTTCACTCAAAGCCCGTCTTTTGGTCGACGCGACCGGCATTGTCGCGATTCTGAGACGGCAGACGCCGGATTCATTCATGATCAAGCGCAAATTGAGGAAACAGGATTACGCCATGGCCTGGCAGGAGGTTCGCGAAGTAAACGGGGGACAGTGTTCGGAACTCGAAAAGCACCTCGATATCCGTCCGGGGATGCTTTACACGAAAATAGGGAAATATCATGCCTACGAGGTTATCCATCTCAGGAAAAACAAGACCGCGAGCCTCGTCTTCGGCACTTCGATCGACTCCTCGGGTGAAAACGCGAAAGCGCTCTGTGAACGTTTTATCGCGGAACATCCGTATTTCGGCAGAAGGGTATACGGCGGGGGACAATTCATTCCTTTGAGGCGGGCGATCGACAACATGGCCGGCAACGGCTTTCTCTGCATCGGGGATGCCGCCTGCCAGGTAATCCCCACCATGGGAAGCGGGGTGGCCGCCTCCATGCACGCCGCGGATGTCGCGGCCCGTGTCATTACGGAGGCTTTTAACAGGGAGGACGTCTCGCTTCCGGAACTCTGGGACTATAACGCCAAATATCACGGAAAGCGCGGGGCCCTGCTCGCAAGCTACGATATCATCAGGCGCTTTCTTCAATCACTCTCGTTCGAAGAGATCGACGAGATATTCAAGGCCGGACTGCTCAAGAACGAGGATTTCGTCAATACCTTCTCATCGAAAACCATCGAACTCGACCTTCCCCAGATTCTCGAAGACCTCGGGAAATTGTTCGGCCATTTCAACCTCTTTGCCGTGGGCATGCGGTTTTTTCAGGCCCTGAACGATTCAAAAAAGGCGATGAATATCTACAAGCGCTACCCGGAAATATATAATAAGGAAGCTTTTTCACGATGGGTGGATGAAACCAACCGGCTTTTCTCCCATTACCGCACCTTTAGAAAGGGAGAGAAAGAGGAGTTTTATTAG